GACGTCGACGGCGGCGTAGCCATGTTCCGGCCAGGTATGGATCATGATGTGGGACTCGGCGACGATCGCCACGCCCGTCACGCCAATTGGGGAGAAGGGGTAGACGCGAAGATCGAGGAGCGTGACCTTGGTGGCTTCGACAATGTCGCGCAGCGCCTGGTCCACCACTTCCGGCGCGTTGAGGTTGGTGCATCCCCACAGCTCGAGCACCAGATGGGTGCCAACACCCTTCATCCGTCACCTCCACCAGAGGACTACGGCGGCGACGCTCGCACCGATGTGCTCCACGGTGTGGCTCACGGACCGTATGATGACCTCCTCCAATTCGAGACCTCGCCGCATGAACGACTCGTGAAGCATGCGCTTGACGACCGCTTCCATATCCTCCGGCCCGCCAGGTCCGGAGTGCTCCATGATCATCCCGTGGCTGCCGGCTCCGAGCCCGATTCCCACGCACGCGGTGATGAGCTGATCGGGTGTGTCGCTCTGGACTGACGTCAAGACCGCCGGCACGACGGATCCCGCCTCGATGTCGAGCGGGGCGGACACCAGCTCCGCGGTCCGAGGCGCCACGCTGGTCACTTTGACGAGGTTCCACTGGCCGATGCCGGCCGCGATCAGGGCGTTGTCGAAGGCGTTCAGCTTCGTGTCGCCCTCCGCTTCGCCGTGGGTCAGCCAGAGGACGTTGGGTGCGGAGGTTCTCATTCCCGGTTCCACCCATGCAAAAGCACCACCCCAAGGTGGCCCCCCGATCGAATCGGGGCGAAACTGGCGGTCAGCCAACCCCAGAAAATGGTGCTCGCAACGAGCTATTGCGCGCCCTTTCGACCTTCGCGATGCGGCATCCGCTCTGGCGCGCGAACGGGCCGGGTCACTTGATGCGGAAAACGCCTCCCCGCGTCGTCATCGGGCAACGGCGGCTATGCAGCCACGAGTATATCACACGTCGTTGCCGTCACTCTCGGGCGGCTCCGGCTCGCGGGGCTGGCCCCTGCGCGCGATCGTGAGGAATCCGGTGTGGCTGATCATGGAGCGCACCGGGCGCGCGGTAGCGCCACGGAACTCCCAGCGACGATAGAGCGTCTCGAACGTGTCGATCTCGGAAAATCCGCCGTTCGAGCGCAGCGCGTGGACCGTCGCCTCAACCTGCGTGATGTTCGGGACGTACGAACAGAAGATTCCGCCCGGCCTCAGCGCGCGATGGGCGTGGGGAGCGACGCGCCCAGGGTCGGGAACGTCGAGAACGATCCGGTCGAACGGACCGTCTTCGATCCCCTCGTACACGTCGCGCTGCCGGCGCGTCCAGTTGGGAGTGGGTCCGAGAAAGCCCTCGACGTTGCGCGCCGCGTGGTCGATCATGTCGTCGCGAAGATCGTAGGTGACGAGCTGGCCCTGCGCGCCCACTGCGCGAAGGAGCGCGATCGCCAGCGCGCCCGAGCCCACACCGGCTTCGAGCACCCGGGCACCTGGATAGATGTCCGCCCACATGATGAGGAACGCGAGATCTTTGGGATAGATGATCGCGCTCCGGCGGGGCATCTCCAGCAGATAGTCATGCATGCGTGGGCGATACGCCCACACGTCGCGGCCCAACCCCGTGCGGAAGCGGACGCCCTCGTCCTTTCCAATGATGTCGTCATGCCGCACAACCCCTTGGTGAAAGTGGTACTCGCCATGCTCGCGTAGGCGAAAAATGTAGTGTTTGCCCGTCCGGTCGAGGACCAGGACGAGGTCATTCGGACGGAAGGGGGCGGAAATGGCGCCTCCAGAGGCGACTGGTGTCGATGGCGAACGGCTCGACCGGATCACTCTTCCCAGTCGTCGCCGTCTTCGTCCTCGTCCGGCGGGACCGTGGACACGCTGAGGGCCGCAACCTCTCGCAGGCGGACGGCGTCGACGTAGAACTCGCCATCCCACAGATACGCAAAGGTGCGGACCGTGTCCGACCCCATCTGATGGATGAGCTCGTCAGCATAGGAGCGAATGGTGGCCTCGGTGACCGGTTCCTCGAGCGTATCGCGGACGGTTACCGTTTCCCCTGAGAGCAAGGTGAACTCGATGGAGAGAGTCTGGCCGAACGCCAATTCCTCGTCGTTCTGAAACCCGTCGCTCGTCATGTCGACCCCGCAATCTGCACAAACGCGAACCCAGTTTTCATATTCCGTTTGACAAACTGGGCAACGCTTCGTCACGATTCCTGCTCCAAATGGTCCAATCGTCTATCATACAGCGATGCCCGCGCCCCGCT
This DNA window, taken from Chloroflexota bacterium, encodes the following:
- the speD gene encoding adenosylmethionine decarboxylase encodes the protein MKGVGTHLVLELWGCTNLNAPEVVDQALRDIVEATKVTLLDLRVYPFSPIGVTGVAIVAESHIMIHTWPEHGYAAVDVFTCGEERDMGGAIEAVREHFSPERIQMMHIVRGIVVE
- a CDS encoding arginine decarboxylase, pyruvoyl-dependent, which translates into the protein MRTSAPNVLWLTHGEAEGDTKLNAFDNALIAAGIGQWNLVKVTSVAPRTAELVSAPLDIEAGSVVPAVLTSVQSDTPDQLITACVGIGLGAGSHGMIMEHSGPGGPEDMEAVVKRMLHESFMRRGLELEEVIIRSVSHTVEHIGASVAAVVLWWR
- a CDS encoding tRNA (adenine-N1)-methyltransferase; amino-acid sequence: MIRSSRSPSTPVASGGAISAPFRPNDLVLVLDRTGKHYIFRLREHGEYHFHQGVVRHDDIIGKDEGVRFRTGLGRDVWAYRPRMHDYLLEMPRRSAIIYPKDLAFLIMWADIYPGARVLEAGVGSGALAIALLRAVGAQGQLVTYDLRDDMIDHAARNVEGFLGPTPNWTRRQRDVYEGIEDGPFDRIVLDVPDPGRVAPHAHRALRPGGIFCSYVPNITQVEATVHALRSNGGFSEIDTFETLYRRWEFRGATARPVRSMISHTGFLTIARRGQPREPEPPESDGNDV